In a genomic window of Nodosilinea sp. PGN35:
- the pheT gene encoding phenylalanine--tRNA ligase subunit beta produces the protein MPTVTFPLAYLQRLTATDPQQLAQQAFDYGLDANLGEQTLEVEVTAERPDLLAAEGFTRAINIYNGQSRTVPDQLNSSGRRVTVQPEVLPLRPHIAALVVRGADLQNGGLEVLVQFQEKVTLTFGRQRKKIAIGVYDLDQISGDITYGAAPLDELAFVPLHGSQSMTARQILRDHPTGRLYSHTLPENPCVPVLRDGGGTVLSMPPIINAVGAGEVTASTRNLLIDVTGILPQTVVETANILAHNFLDTGAEVQTVAIVTPQGTTVTPSLARRPVQFSAKYLNEIMGTAIAKASLGQVLSRMDLDVSGTDVVHVPTYRTDIFSQVDLAGDLLVALGIGSLQAEPLTVKFHLGEATPLRQAMFKVGDLAQRMGLMEVKSFVLTDPDILDLFGAPYLQTGNAKSRTYSATRPTLQAGLLDVLARNISAPKPINIYETGEVLRFSTAGAIYESQCWGFASLDARASFTTAKAYMQTMLKALGVSYDLVVGDAPYYIAGRAARVLVDGQPVGEFGEIHPQVLEHFSFPEPVCSGELDCTASLLKTPGVLVD, from the coding sequence ATGCCCACCGTTACCTTCCCCCTTGCCTACCTGCAACGGCTCACCGCCACCGACCCCCAGCAGCTTGCCCAGCAGGCCTTTGACTACGGCCTAGACGCCAACCTGGGCGAGCAGACCCTAGAGGTAGAAGTCACCGCCGAGCGGCCCGATCTGCTGGCAGCGGAGGGTTTTACCCGCGCCATCAACATCTACAACGGCCAGAGCCGTACCGTGCCCGACCAGCTAAACTCCTCGGGGCGGCGGGTAACCGTACAACCAGAGGTATTGCCGCTGCGGCCCCATATTGCCGCCCTGGTGGTGCGCGGTGCCGACCTGCAAAACGGCGGCCTAGAGGTGCTAGTACAGTTTCAAGAAAAGGTAACTCTGACCTTTGGCCGCCAGCGCAAAAAAATTGCGATTGGGGTCTATGACCTCGATCAGATCAGCGGCGACATCACCTACGGGGCAGCCCCCCTCGATGAGCTGGCCTTTGTGCCGCTCCATGGTTCCCAGTCGATGACCGCACGGCAGATTTTGCGCGATCACCCCACGGGCAGACTCTATAGCCACACCCTACCGGAGAACCCCTGCGTGCCCGTGCTGCGCGACGGGGGGGGCACTGTGCTCTCCATGCCGCCCATCATCAATGCGGTGGGGGCGGGGGAAGTGACCGCCAGCACCCGCAACCTGTTGATCGATGTGACGGGTATTTTGCCCCAGACCGTAGTGGAGACCGCTAATATTTTGGCCCACAACTTTTTAGACACCGGAGCCGAGGTGCAAACCGTAGCCATTGTCACCCCCCAGGGCACTACGGTTACCCCCAGCCTGGCGCGCCGCCCGGTGCAGTTTTCAGCCAAGTACCTGAACGAAATTATGGGTACTGCGATCGCCAAAGCCAGCCTGGGGCAGGTGCTGTCTCGGATGGATTTAGACGTGAGCGGCACCGATGTGGTGCATGTGCCCACCTACCGCACCGACATTTTTAGCCAGGTAGATCTGGCGGGCGACCTGCTGGTGGCCCTGGGCATTGGCAGTTTGCAGGCCGAGCCCCTCACCGTCAAATTTCACCTGGGGGAAGCGACCCCCCTCCGCCAGGCCATGTTTAAGGTGGGCGATCTGGCCCAGCGCATGGGGCTGATGGAGGTGAAAAGCTTTGTGCTGACCGACCCCGACATTCTCGACCTGTTTGGGGCTCCCTACCTACAAACCGGCAACGCCAAGAGCCGTACCTACAGCGCCACGCGCCCGACGCTGCAGGCAGGTCTGCTGGACGTTTTGGCCCGTAACATCAGCGCCCCCAAGCCCATCAACATCTACGAGACGGGAGAGGTACTGCGATTCAGCACCGCAGGCGCTATTTACGAAAGCCAGTGCTGGGGCTTTGCCAGCCTCGATGCCCGCGCCTCGTTTACCACGGCCAAAGCCTACATGCAGACTATGCTCAAGGCCCTGGGGGTAAGCTACGACCTGGTGGTGGGCGACGCGCCCTACTATATCGCTGGCCGTGCCGCTAGGGTGCTAGTTGACGGTCAGCCCGTGGGAGAATTTGGCGAAATTCATCCCCAGGTGCTCGAGCATTTCTCGTTCCCGGAACCGGTGTGCAGTGGAGAACTGGACTGTACCGCAAGTCTGCTCAAAACGCCTGGTGTGCTAGTCGATTAA
- a CDS encoding Dps family protein produces the protein MSINIGLSEQERQGVTELLNKVLADAYLLLIKTKKYHWDVVGPQFRTLHELWEEHYQALTTNIDAIAERIRTLNGYPLGTAEGFLKNASLKEHPGDLPNAEEMVRRLVVDHEQIIRNLREYVDQTSEEFHDEGTSDFLTGLMEEHEEMAWMLRSFIEGEALESGKRDKELAGKS, from the coding sequence ATGAGCATTAACATCGGCCTTTCCGAACAAGAGCGTCAGGGCGTTACCGAACTTCTCAACAAAGTTTTAGCCGACGCCTACCTGCTGTTAATTAAGACCAAGAAGTACCACTGGGATGTGGTTGGCCCCCAATTCCGCACTCTCCACGAGCTGTGGGAAGAGCACTACCAAGCCCTCACCACCAACATTGATGCGATCGCCGAACGCATTCGCACGCTGAACGGCTACCCCCTGGGCACCGCCGAAGGGTTCCTCAAGAACGCCTCCCTCAAGGAGCATCCTGGGGATCTGCCCAACGCCGAAGAGATGGTCAGACGCCTCGTTGTCGATCATGAGCAAATCATCCGCAATCTGCGCGAGTACGTCGATCAAACTTCCGAAGAGTTCCATGACGAAGGCACCTCAGACTTTCTGACCGGCCTGATGGAAGAGCACGAAGAGATGGCCTGGATGCTGCGCTCCTTTATTGAGGGCGAGGCTCTAGAGTCTGGCAAGCGCGACAAAGAACTGGCCGGTAAAAGCTAG
- a CDS encoding AAA family ATPase has product MSNPEGPNFDKLAPFADNWAYLKTELAWLDRLLMVAVSRQKRELQEIDDFALTGEDRVTRHWWKGIISLSGQPNYDHARPPKAPRPGSNYAQQLEARIVASQRQGVVLALPQLRDRLQLTLFEKNVLLLALAPEVNQRFGRLYSYLHYQHDEADWDLPTVDLCLRLLCRNDQEWRRSRPLIAPGSRLASLGLVEWLNADDTTLLSRHLRLTEDLTTYLLAEEPDPATLESWAIAPAAIDGESSEIPAENWNSLVLPDPLLAQLKTVTAAARVADGTLVLLAGPSGTGKTLAAKVLAAELELLLVMVDLAAIAPDEDGTVPELGDLADLPPCVLLLKNAPHWFGRTPTIEAALVQSWVIQRRRQPGLTLLSSPYLQSIKPSWRQTMRGTLEFPVPDGAARELLWKRAIPPGIKKERSLSWAYVAQQLPLTGGDIVALAQTAVALAQQAEPPLLTLDCLRQALALHHPALELPRAKPARTRRSKSKDA; this is encoded by the coding sequence ATGTCCAACCCTGAGGGGCCGAATTTCGACAAGTTGGCTCCGTTTGCCGACAACTGGGCCTACCTGAAAACCGAGCTGGCCTGGCTCGATCGCCTGCTGATGGTGGCCGTGTCGCGGCAAAAGCGCGAGCTGCAAGAGATCGACGACTTTGCCCTGACTGGTGAAGACCGGGTCACCCGCCACTGGTGGAAGGGCATCATTAGCCTCAGCGGCCAGCCCAACTACGACCACGCCCGCCCCCCTAAGGCCCCGCGGCCCGGCAGCAACTACGCCCAGCAGCTGGAGGCCCGCATTGTGGCCAGCCAGCGGCAGGGGGTGGTGCTGGCCCTGCCCCAGCTGCGCGATCGCCTTCAGCTCACCCTGTTTGAAAAAAACGTGCTGCTGCTGGCGCTGGCCCCTGAGGTCAACCAGCGCTTTGGGCGGCTCTACAGCTACCTGCACTACCAGCACGACGAGGCCGACTGGGATCTGCCCACGGTCGATCTCTGCCTGCGGCTGCTGTGCAGAAACGATCAGGAATGGCGGCGATCGCGGCCCCTGATTGCCCCCGGCAGCCGCCTGGCCAGCCTGGGGCTGGTGGAATGGCTCAACGCCGACGACACCACTCTACTCAGCCGCCACCTGCGTCTCACCGAAGATCTGACCACCTACCTCCTCGCCGAAGAGCCCGACCCCGCCACGCTGGAGTCCTGGGCCATTGCTCCGGCGGCGATCGACGGCGAATCTTCGGAGATTCCGGCGGAAAACTGGAACAGTCTGGTGCTGCCCGATCCGCTGCTGGCCCAGCTTAAGACCGTAACCGCCGCCGCTCGCGTCGCCGACGGCACCCTGGTGCTGCTGGCCGGCCCCAGCGGCACCGGCAAAACCCTGGCCGCCAAGGTGCTGGCCGCCGAGCTAGAGCTGTTGCTGGTGATGGTCGATCTGGCGGCGATCGCCCCCGACGAAGACGGCACCGTTCCCGAGCTTGGCGACCTGGCCGACCTGCCCCCCTGTGTGCTGCTGCTCAAAAATGCGCCCCACTGGTTTGGCCGCACCCCTACAATTGAGGCGGCCCTGGTGCAGTCCTGGGTGATTCAGCGCCGCCGTCAGCCGGGGTTGACCCTGCTGAGCAGCCCATACCTGCAAAGCATCAAACCCTCCTGGCGGCAGACCATGAGGGGTACCCTTGAATTTCCGGTTCCCGACGGAGCGGCCCGCGAGCTGCTGTGGAAGCGGGCCATACCCCCAGGCATAAAGAAGGAGCGATCGCTGAGTTGGGCCTACGTTGCCCAACAGCTTCCCCTGACCGGCGGCGACATCGTGGCCCTGGCCCAAACGGCGGTGGCCCTGGCCCAACAGGCTGAACCGCCCCTGCTCACCCTAGACTGCCTTCGGCAGGCCCTGGCGCTGCACCATCCAGCACTAGAGTTGCCCAGGGCCAAACCCGCGCGGACTAGGCGATCGAAGTCAAAAGATGCCTGA
- a CDS encoding VOC family protein — MLHHASIRTQDIHRAIAFYEALGFTVHERFTAGITLACWMEGLGGRIELMQVPEPRPAADAFGDEHYTGYYHLSFDLTEVTASLPTWLAAVRQRFTETTGMLNVLLEPQQQIIGDRVYEVAFLADADGLPLEFIRVLGYVQP; from the coding sequence ATGCTCCACCACGCATCAATTCGCACCCAGGATATTCACCGCGCGATCGCCTTCTACGAGGCCCTGGGCTTTACCGTCCACGAACGCTTCACCGCTGGCATCACCCTGGCCTGCTGGATGGAGGGGTTGGGGGGCCGTATTGAGCTGATGCAGGTGCCGGAGCCCCGTCCCGCCGCCGATGCTTTTGGCGATGAGCACTATACCGGCTACTATCATCTATCCTTTGATCTCACCGAGGTGACCGCCAGCTTGCCCACTTGGCTAGCGGCGGTGCGCCAGCGGTTTACCGAGACGACAGGGATGCTAAACGTTTTGCTAGAGCCCCAGCAGCAGATTATCGGCGATCGCGTCTACGAGGTGGCCTTTCTCGCCGATGCCGACGGGCTGCCTTTGGAATTTATTCGAGTGCTGGGCTATGTCCAACCCTGA
- a CDS encoding TIGR02652 family protein: MVNSALQYPIYGPEIQCPHCRQTIPALTLTDTYLCTRHGAFEANPDSKELVHLQSGRHWRQWEGEWYRQHTHPDGIRFEIHEALDRLYTQGYRATRVIIAQRYQELVNSYLERNNPWRGQVETSTAPKLYGLPVEFSPSAEVDPRWAVINFSLEKEPGVPVRYPYFRLFE, encoded by the coding sequence ATGGTCAACTCCGCCTTGCAGTACCCCATCTATGGCCCAGAAATCCAGTGCCCTCACTGTCGTCAAACGATTCCGGCCCTGACGCTGACTGATACCTACCTGTGCACGCGCCACGGTGCCTTTGAGGCCAACCCCGACTCCAAGGAGCTGGTGCACCTCCAGTCGGGTCGGCACTGGCGGCAGTGGGAGGGCGAATGGTATCGCCAGCACACCCACCCCGACGGCATTCGCTTTGAGATTCACGAGGCCCTCGATCGCCTCTACACCCAGGGCTACCGGGCCACACGGGTAATTATTGCTCAGCGCTACCAGGAGCTGGTCAACTCCTACCTGGAGCGCAACAATCCCTGGCGCGGCCAGGTCGAAACCTCCACGGCCCCCAAGCTCTACGGACTGCCGGTGGAGTTTAGCCCCTCTGCCGAGGTAGATCCGCGCTGGGCGGTGATCAACTTTAGCCTCGAGAAAGAGCCGGGCGTGCCGGTGCGCTACCCCTACTTTCGCCTCTTTGAGTAA
- a CDS encoding gamma carbonic anhydrase family protein — MASSPGSLWPQPDLSQAAFIAPNATVMGQVTLHEGCNIWYGAVLRGDVEGIEVGAYSNVQDGAILHGDPGQPTVLEDYVTVGHRAVIHSAHIERGCLIGIGAIVLDGVRVGTGSIVGAGAVVTRDVPPRSLVMGIPGKVVRQISDQQALELLEHAQKYYQLALAHAGRSNDLGFV; from the coding sequence ATGGCCTCTTCCCCCGGCTCCCTCTGGCCTCAACCTGACCTGTCTCAGGCGGCTTTTATAGCCCCCAACGCCACGGTCATGGGTCAAGTCACCCTCCACGAAGGCTGCAACATTTGGTACGGGGCGGTGCTGCGCGGCGATGTCGAAGGCATTGAAGTCGGTGCCTACAGCAACGTGCAGGACGGGGCAATTCTCCACGGCGACCCCGGCCAGCCGACGGTGCTCGAAGACTACGTCACCGTCGGCCACCGGGCCGTGATCCACAGCGCCCACATTGAGCGGGGCTGCCTGATCGGCATCGGAGCGATCGTACTGGACGGGGTGCGGGTGGGCACCGGCAGCATTGTTGGGGCCGGGGCGGTAGTGACCAGGGATGTGCCGCCGCGATCGCTGGTCATGGGCATCCCCGGCAAAGTGGTACGCCAGATCTCCGATCAACAGGCCCTAGAACTGCTGGAGCACGCCCAAAAGTACTACCAGCTCGCCCTGGCCCACGCCGGGCGCAGCAACGATCTCGGGTTTGTCTAA
- a CDS encoding type II toxin-antitoxin system HigB family toxin produces MHIITRARLAAFWEKHPDSKTSLLLWYKLTITARWQNLTEVRRVFSTADPVGNLTVFNIGGNKYRLVTLIDYTYQKVFIRSVLTHAEYDKNNWEKDDWL; encoded by the coding sequence ATGCACATCATTACTCGTGCTCGTCTGGCAGCATTTTGGGAGAAACACCCTGACTCAAAAACCAGCCTACTGCTTTGGTATAAGCTAACAATTACTGCCAGATGGCAAAACTTAACTGAAGTGCGGCGAGTATTTTCAACTGCCGACCCCGTTGGCAACTTGACCGTCTTTAATATAGGCGGTAATAAATATCGCCTCGTCACGTTAATTGACTACACCTACCAAAAAGTGTTTATTCGCAGCGTTCTTACCCATGCCGAGTACGACAAGAACAACTGGGAAAAAGATGATTGGTTATGA
- a CDS encoding type II toxin-antitoxin system HigA family antitoxin yields the protein MFATEPESYLQLLQKFPPRPIRTEEQFLAVQSVIDSLIDAGEITPEKQDYLNVLGMLVHDYEEQRWPIPDLSGIDLLRALMDEFSLKQKDLVPIFKTESIVSAVLNGQRHFTVEHIEKLADFFHVSPAAFFPRAS from the coding sequence ATGTTTGCAACCGAGCCAGAAAGCTATCTTCAGCTTTTGCAAAAATTTCCGCCTCGACCGATTAGAACCGAGGAGCAGTTTCTAGCTGTGCAGAGCGTCATCGATAGTTTGATAGATGCTGGAGAGATAACGCCAGAAAAGCAAGACTACCTCAATGTTTTAGGTATGCTTGTCCACGATTACGAAGAGCAGCGTTGGCCAATACCAGACCTGAGTGGCATCGACCTGCTGCGTGCGCTGATGGATGAGTTTAGCCTCAAGCAAAAAGATTTAGTTCCTATCTTTAAAACCGAGTCTATTGTCTCAGCCGTTCTCAATGGCCAGCGCCATTTCACCGTGGAGCACATTGAAAAACTAGCTGACTTTTTTCACGTTTCACCCGCCGCATTCTTTCCTCGAGCATCGTAA
- a CDS encoding tetratricopeptide repeat protein, with protein MNLVFRSLAIALLYLLCIVGWGLPAQAQSATADLSPQAVQEISDLRDKAFTASQKGQFAEAETYWSQLIDYLPNEAALWSNRGNVRVSQNHLAAALEDYTQAIALAPEQPDPYLNRGAALEGLGRWEEAIADYTTLLTLDPDDAAAYNNRGNAQAGLGNWETALADYQKAVELDPKFAFARVNAALAEYQLGHAEEAIRQFRSLTRRYPSFADARAALTAALWGQGQSGEAESNWVAVMGLDRRYKDLDWVGTVRRWPPAMVAALEKFLNL; from the coding sequence ATGAATCTGGTTTTTCGATCCTTAGCAATTGCTCTGCTCTATCTGCTGTGTATCGTGGGCTGGGGCCTGCCCGCACAGGCACAATCTGCCACGGCAGACCTGTCCCCCCAAGCGGTGCAGGAAATCTCTGACCTGCGCGACAAAGCCTTCACTGCATCTCAAAAGGGGCAATTTGCCGAGGCCGAGACCTACTGGAGCCAGCTGATCGACTACCTGCCCAACGAAGCCGCCCTGTGGAGCAACCGGGGCAACGTGCGGGTGAGCCAAAACCACCTGGCCGCAGCGCTGGAGGACTACACCCAGGCGATCGCCCTGGCCCCCGAACAGCCCGACCCCTACCTCAACCGGGGCGCGGCTTTAGAAGGCCTGGGGCGCTGGGAGGAGGCGATCGCCGACTACACCACTCTCCTCACCCTCGACCCCGACGATGCCGCCGCCTACAACAACCGGGGCAACGCCCAGGCGGGCCTGGGCAACTGGGAAACGGCCCTGGCCGACTACCAAAAAGCTGTCGAGCTTGACCCCAAATTTGCCTTCGCCCGGGTCAACGCCGCCCTGGCCGAATACCAGCTCGGCCACGCCGAAGAAGCCATTCGCCAGTTTCGCAGTCTCACCCGCCGCTACCCCAGTTTTGCCGACGCCCGCGCCGCCCTCACCGCCGCCCTCTGGGGCCAGGGCCAGAGCGGCGAAGCCGAGAGCAACTGGGTAGCCGTCATGGGCCTCGATCGCCGCTACAAAGACCTCGACTGGGTGGGCACCGTGCGCCGCTGGCCCCCCGCCATGGTCGCCGCCCTGGAGAAGTTCTTGAACCTGTAG
- a CDS encoding DUF6683 family protein has protein sequence MIRPLKLLTAAIATATLSLAAPRPAEAQFTNPYTFSTWNNPISSSADTAIMNRAFQRMIEGGSSGSASGSAPAPAAPAPLSASAFRPVAAQLMPRRLAADPALSPTEQQQMAALYSDLLTFYHDWLGQEGEQRLQNNVAGAMTYLLLTSHYMLNDGEELSEADQDAILQNFNEALANDAHFQTLSAQAKQELYETLVISAALPLALFFEGHEVGDPDSVAEAQAMVEAVLTAILSPS, from the coding sequence ATGATTAGACCCCTCAAGCTACTGACCGCAGCGATCGCCACCGCCACCCTCAGCCTGGCCGCCCCGCGCCCCGCCGAGGCCCAGTTCACCAACCCCTACACCTTCAGCACCTGGAACAACCCCATCTCCAGCAGCGCCGACACCGCCATCATGAACCGCGCCTTTCAGCGCATGATCGAAGGGGGTTCCTCCGGCTCTGCCAGCGGCTCGGCCCCGGCCCCAGCGGCCCCGGCACCGCTCAGCGCCAGCGCCTTTCGGCCCGTGGCGGCCCAGCTTATGCCCCGGCGGCTGGCCGCCGACCCGGCCCTCAGCCCCACCGAACAGCAGCAAATGGCCGCCCTCTACAGTGACCTGCTGACCTTCTACCACGACTGGCTGGGGCAGGAGGGCGAGCAGCGCCTGCAAAATAACGTGGCCGGGGCGATGACGTACCTGCTGCTGACCAGCCACTATATGCTCAACGACGGCGAAGAGCTGAGTGAGGCCGACCAGGATGCCATTCTGCAAAACTTCAACGAGGCGCTGGCCAACGATGCCCACTTTCAGACCCTCAGCGCCCAGGCTAAGCAAGAACTCTACGAAACCCTGGTAATTTCGGCGGCGCTGCCTTTGGCCCTCTTCTTCGAAGGCCACGAGGTGGGGGATCCAGACTCTGTGGCCGAGGCCCAGGCCATGGTCGAGGCGGTGCTGACCGCCATCCTATCGCCCTCCTGA